The nucleotide sequence AGTAAAAGCATCTGGCAAGACCTGGAAATTGAGGGTACCTTATGCCAACAGCGGGAAAGTAGCGTTGGAGAAGTGATGCAGGTGAAGATACGACCTGGATCGTAACCACCCGGCTGATCATATCCCTAAGAAACAGTTTCTGACAAAACAGGATAGATAGAGAATGACCACCCATTTTTTTAGCGATCAGAAGGGTACCTTGTTAGTAGTTTACGGAGAAAGGCAGATTGTCTTTCTGGAAAATTATTGAGTACCGTCTGAATCAGTACTAACCCTCATGCCTATTATGAAGCACATCACTCTGCTAACTTTACTGTGGGCCGCCTGCCTGACCCTCGTGCGGGCACAGTCCACGACAGAATACAATCCCGAGCTGGAAACCGCCTGGGATGCCAACTGGATCACCCACCCCGCCATCAAGGGGGATGAATTCGGGATTTATCTGTTCAAAAAAACCTTTCAGGTGAATGAGAAACCGGGTAGTTTCATCGTCCATGTCAGTGCGGACAACCGCTACAAGCTTTACGTAAACGGAAAGTACATCACCAATGGCCCGGCTCGCGGGGATCAACTGCACTGGCGGTTTGAAAGCCTGGACATCGGCCCCTATCTGGCTCAAGGTAGCAATATCGTATCGGCAGTCGTTTGGAATTTTGCGCAGTACCGCCCCGTCGCTCAGCACAGCGTGCGCACCGGATTTATCCTGCAAGGGAACACGGCCCGTGAGCGTATCATCAATACCGACAGCACCTGGAAAGTCCTGAAAAGCGAAGCCTATCGGCCCCTCCCGGTTCGGCTGAATGCCTATTACGTGGTGGGGCCCGGCGAAGCGTTTGACGGCGGTGCGTACGCCTGGGACTGGGAGGCGAAAGGGGCTGCCGACACTGGTTTCGTGGCCGCCAAGTCGCTGGGGCCCGGCAATCCGGCGAAGGGATTGGGCAAGTACGGGATAGTACCTCCCCACGTGCTGGTCAGGCGGACGATCCCGTTGATGGAGGAGCATCTGCAACGGTTCAAGGCCGTTCGGAGAAGCTCAAAGGACATCGACGAAGGGTTTATAGGCGGAAGTACCGCCCTGACGATCGCTCCCAATACACAGCTAACAATCCTGCTGGATCAGGGGCAGTTGACAAATGCCTATCCCCTGCTCACCTTTTCCCAGGGTCAGGGAAGTACCATCAAGCTGACCTACGCCGAAAGTCTGGTGGATGCGGAAGGGCGAAAAGGCAACCGGGATGTGGTCGAGAATAAAAAGATTGTAGGCAACAGCAACGTCATCAAACCCGATGGCGGCAAGAACCGAACCTACGAAACCCTGTGGTGGCGTACGTTCCGGTACGTTCAGCTGGACATCGAAACCAAAAACGAGCCGCTCGTTCTGAACGATTTTCAATCGCGGTACACAGGGTACCCCTTCGAAGAAAAAGCGGTTTTCGAAACCCAGGTACCCACTCTGGATCAGATTTGGGATGTAAGCTGGCGCACCCAGCTCCTTTGTTCGGGAGAAAATTATTTTGACTGCCCCTACTACGAACAGCTTCAGTACACGGGCGATACCCGGATTCAATGTCTTATCTCTACCTACGTATCCGGCGATACCCGGCTCTATAAGAACGCGTTGCAGTCGTTCCACGATTCGTTCAATTCCATCGGTCTGACGCAGAGCCGCTACCCGAGTTATGATCCGCAGTACATACCGACTTTCTCGCTGGTCTGGATCACCATGCTGCACGACTACCTGAAATTGCGGAAAGATGACGGCACCGTGGCCGGGATGATGCCTGCGGTACTTAGCGTGTTGGATTGGTACGAAAAGCGCCTGGACGCCAATGACCTGCTGGGCAACATGGAGTGGTGGATGTTTGTGGATTGGGTCGATGCCTGGGACTCGGGGATACCACCGGGCGTGGGAAGTACCCAGTCTACGACGATCAGCCTGCAATATGTATATACTCTACAAAAAGCCGTGGAGCTAATGCGCAGGTACGGGTACCCCGAGCAGGCAAAACATTATGACCAAGTAGCCAAACGGATTCAGGGAGCGGTTAACAAACTTTCGTGGGATGCTCAGCGGGGTTTGTATGCCGATACGCCCAGCGGAAAAAATTTCAGCCAGCACACCAACATCTTTGCCTTGTTGAGTGGTACTTCGTCCGCCGAAAGATCGGCCGCGCTGATGGATAAAGTCATTCAAGGTACCGACATGGCTCCGGCCAGCTACTACTTTTCCTTCTATCTCATGGAGGCGCTGCGGAAGACGAACAAGGAAGACCAGTACCTGGAACTGCTCGGCCCTTGGGAAGATATGTTGAAAAAGGGCCTGACTACCTTCGCTGAAAGAGCGGACCCGACCCGCTCCGATTGCCACGCCTGGAGCGCCTCTCCCATGTACTTTTTCCTTTCGATGGTTTGCGGCATTGAACCGGCCGGGCCGGGTTTTGAAAAAGTGACCGTGGCCCCGCATCTGGGGAAGCTACCCTCGGTGAAAGGCGCGGTTCCGCATCCGAACGGCATGATCGAGGTTTCGCTCAAGCGCAAAGGCAAGTCTGGCGTCGAAGGTACCGTGCAACTACCGGCGAGCCTGACGGGTACCTTCCGATGGGGCCAGCAGACGCTGAATCTGAAAGGCGGCGCTAATTCGATTTCGATTTAATGTGAGCGGGTATGAAGGTACCTGATGGATATTCATTTTGCCAAAGGGCAGGAACAGCCGGAATGGTCTGTGAAAACCGGGATTTTATCCGCCAATAGCAACACCGGGAAGATGGAGGTACCCTACGCAGACAGCGGGAAAGCAAGTTTAGGTAGATGATTGGTTGCGCTTCTAAGGGTGATTTATAGTTGAGCAGAAGAATATATGTCCCAAAAAATGTATTTTTGGGACATATTAAAAAAACGTGAGACTTTATGCACCCTATTCAGCTCTCTAAATTACCACCTGAGCGTGAAAAGGTTGAAACCATCCCCATTCTCAGAGAGGTTAGTGCGGCTACGGCGGCCTTGGCCGAATTGAAAGGAATAGCCAAAAGCATTCCTAACCAGTCTATGCTCATCAATGCCATTGTGCTTCAGGAAGCAAAGGATAGCTCGGAGATCGAGAATATCATTACCACGCAGGATGAACTTTACAAAGCATTGACCGTCAATAAGTCCAACAGCTCTCCCCAAACCAAGGAAGTGGTCAATTACAGGAAGGCTATTTTTCTGGGGTTTGAGCTTGTTCAAAAACAAGGCTTCCTGCGTGTGAATGACATCGTACGGATTCAGGAAGAACTTCTGGAAAATAACGCAGGAATCAGGAATCTTCCGGGTACAGTTCTGAAAAACGACCGTACCGGAGAAACAATCTATACTCCTCCGCAGGACAAATCTGAAATAATGGATATGCTTTCCAATTTTATCGAGCATTTCAATAATACAGATACTACCCTTTCGCCGTTGATCAATCTGGCGATATTCCATTATCAATTTGAAAGTATCCATCCGTTTTACGATGGAAATGGCCGGACGGGTCGAATCCTGAATATCCTTTATCTAATTCTGAATAAGCAGATTGACATCCCGATCCTGTATCTGAGTGCTTATATCATGGACCATAAGGCGGAGTATTACCGGCTTCTCAGCCATACCTATACCAATGGCGAATGGGAAGACTGGATTTTGTATATGCTCCGGGCCATAGAAATCACTTCCCGACAGACTATTGCGAAAATAGAACGTATCCGAACGCTCATGACGCAAACCCTGGAAAAAGTACAAAGCGAGGCACCTAAAACCTATCGAAAGGAGTTAGTGGAGTTGCTTTTTGAACAACCCTACGCCAAAATCGAGTTTGTGATCGAACATCTGAACGTAGAACGGAAAGCAGCTTCCCGCTACCTGCGGGAATTGGAACGTATTGGCGTGCTCGATGCTCAGAAGGTAGGGCGGGAAACCCTATATATCAATAAGGCACTGGTGGAGATTTTGAAAAGATGACTGGGCTTT is from Salmonirosea aquatica and encodes:
- a CDS encoding Fic family protein, encoding MHPIQLSKLPPEREKVETIPILREVSAATAALAELKGIAKSIPNQSMLINAIVLQEAKDSSEIENIITTQDELYKALTVNKSNSSPQTKEVVNYRKAIFLGFELVQKQGFLRVNDIVRIQEELLENNAGIRNLPGTVLKNDRTGETIYTPPQDKSEIMDMLSNFIEHFNNTDTTLSPLINLAIFHYQFESIHPFYDGNGRTGRILNILYLILNKQIDIPILYLSAYIMDHKAEYYRLLSHTYTNGEWEDWILYMLRAIEITSRQTIAKIERIRTLMTQTLEKVQSEAPKTYRKELVELLFEQPYAKIEFVIEHLNVERKAASRYLRELERIGVLDAQKVGRETLYINKALVEILKR
- a CDS encoding alpha-L-rhamnosidase-related protein; the encoded protein is MKHITLLTLLWAACLTLVRAQSTTEYNPELETAWDANWITHPAIKGDEFGIYLFKKTFQVNEKPGSFIVHVSADNRYKLYVNGKYITNGPARGDQLHWRFESLDIGPYLAQGSNIVSAVVWNFAQYRPVAQHSVRTGFILQGNTARERIINTDSTWKVLKSEAYRPLPVRLNAYYVVGPGEAFDGGAYAWDWEAKGAADTGFVAAKSLGPGNPAKGLGKYGIVPPHVLVRRTIPLMEEHLQRFKAVRRSSKDIDEGFIGGSTALTIAPNTQLTILLDQGQLTNAYPLLTFSQGQGSTIKLTYAESLVDAEGRKGNRDVVENKKIVGNSNVIKPDGGKNRTYETLWWRTFRYVQLDIETKNEPLVLNDFQSRYTGYPFEEKAVFETQVPTLDQIWDVSWRTQLLCSGENYFDCPYYEQLQYTGDTRIQCLISTYVSGDTRLYKNALQSFHDSFNSIGLTQSRYPSYDPQYIPTFSLVWITMLHDYLKLRKDDGTVAGMMPAVLSVLDWYEKRLDANDLLGNMEWWMFVDWVDAWDSGIPPGVGSTQSTTISLQYVYTLQKAVELMRRYGYPEQAKHYDQVAKRIQGAVNKLSWDAQRGLYADTPSGKNFSQHTNIFALLSGTSSAERSAALMDKVIQGTDMAPASYYFSFYLMEALRKTNKEDQYLELLGPWEDMLKKGLTTFAERADPTRSDCHAWSASPMYFFLSMVCGIEPAGPGFEKVTVAPHLGKLPSVKGAVPHPNGMIEVSLKRKGKSGVEGTVQLPASLTGTFRWGQQTLNLKGGANSISI